One window of the Eucalyptus grandis isolate ANBG69807.140 chromosome 6, ASM1654582v1, whole genome shotgun sequence genome contains the following:
- the LOC120294351 gene encoding cytochrome P450 82A3-like, whose product MESLLQDPNFTILYGMILAILILSTHVWLKSSSSRKLNTPPEVAGAWPVIGHMPVLAKSHLPHKTLASMADEYGPIFTIRLGLSPAVVVSSSEIAKECFTKHDLALASRPQLLASEVMGYNHAFFAFAPYGPYWREVRKIATMELLSIRRIESLLNPVVAAATDSAIKELHKLWTENKNDSGTFTCMA is encoded by the coding sequence ATGGAGTCTCTGCTTCAAGACCCGAACTTCACCATCTTGTATGGAATGATCCTTGCCATCCTTATCCTATCAACCCATGTCTGGCTCAAATCAAGCTCATCTCGCAAGCTTAACACACCACCAGAAGTTGCAGGTGCATGGCCAGTCATAGGGCATATGCCCGTACTGGCAAAATCCCATCTTCCCCACAAGACCCTTGCATCCATGGCTGATGAGTACGGACCGATCTTCACCATCAGGCTCGGTTTGTCCCCCGCCGTAGTGGTTAGCAGCTCCGAGATAGCCAAAGAATGTTTCACCAAGCACGACCTTGCCCTCGCGTCTCGCCCACAGCTATTAGCCTCTGAAGTTATGGGCTACAACCATGCCTTTTTTGCGTTTGCTCCTTATGGTCCGTATTGGCGCGAGGTGAGGAAAATTGCCACCATGGAGCTGCTCTCCATTCGGAGGATTGAGTCGTTGCTCAACCCTGTAGTGGCTGCGGCAACAGATAGCGCCATCAAAGAGTTGCACAAGCTTTGGACTGAGAACAAGAATGATTCAGGTACTTTCACGTGTATGGCATAA
- the LOC104448693 gene encoding cytochrome P450 82A3 produces MNIVLKVVAGKGDNRNIATVDEEENWRCHHALREFLQFLGLFPVADALPFLRWLDLGGHEKSMKRTAKELDTILSGWLEEHKGNSKNLSDNRGDQDFIDVMLSTLNGMEIGGFDADTVIKATCLAIIAGGTDTTITTLTWTVSLLLNNLHVLRKTREELDAQIGKQRHVKESDVTNLTYLHAVVKETLRLHPAVPLSVPHLSTEDCIITGYYVPKGTRLIFNLWKIQTDPKAWPEPMKFRPERFLSSHKDIDVKNPKFGYMPFGSGRRICPGMSFGLQSVHSMLSRFLHAFEISTPDSSPVDMSEGFGITVDKLTPLEVLLAPRLPDEVYKLT; encoded by the exons ATGAACATTGTCCTCAAAGTCGTAGCCGGCAAGGGCGACAACCGCAACATTGCCACGGtggatgaggaagagaattGGCGTTGTCATCATGCCTTGAGGGAATTCCTGCAATTCTTAGGGTTGTTTCCGGTGGCGGATGCTCTTCCTTTCTTGAGATGGTTGGACTTGGGTGGCCATGAGAAGTCCATGAAGAGGACCGCCAAAGAATTGGACACAATCCTAAGTGGTTGGTTAGAGGAGCATAAAGGGAATAGCAAAAATTTGAGTGACAATAGGGGTGATCAAGATTTCATAGATGTCATGCTTTCGACCCTTAACGGCATGGAAATCGGAGGCTTCGATGCTGATACAGTTATCAAAGCTACATGCCTG GCGATTATAGCGGGTGGTACTGACACTACAATAACCACCCTAACATGGACAGTCTCTTTGTTGCTAAACAACCTTCATGTTCTAAGAAAAACTCGAGAAGAACTAGATGCTCAAATCGGTAAACAAAGGCATGTGAAAGAGTCAGACGTTACGAATCTAACTTACCTACACGCTGTAGTGAAGGAGACACTTCGATTACATCCCGCAGTCCCGCTCTCCGTGCCACATTTATCAACTGAAGATTGCATCATCACCGGGTACTATGTGCCCAAAGGCACGAGGTTGATCTTCAACTTATGGAAAATTCAAACCGATCCAAAAGCATGGCCTGAACCAATGAAGTTTAGGCCTGAGAGGTTCTTGAGTAGTCATAAGGATATTGATGTAAAGAACCCTAAATTTGGCTACATGCCATTCGGAAGTGGTAGAAGAATCTGTCCTGGAATGTCCTTTGGCCTTCAATCGGTGCATTCAATGCTCTCTAGGTTCCTGCATGCATTTGAGATATCAACTCCCGATAGCTCGCCTGTGGATATGTCGGAGGGTTTCGGAATAACAGTTGACAAGCTGACGCCGCTCGAAGTATTGCTCGCACCAAGATTGCCTGACGAGGTCTACAAATTGACATGA